The Stenotrophomonas sp. BIO128-Bstrain region GCTTGATTTCGAACTGCACCGCGACGTTCGGCGGGAACGGCGTGCGCGGATCGGCACCATAGGCCTGATCCGGCGACAGCGTCACTTCCCACTTGGAGCCGGCCGGCATCTGCAGCAGGGCTTCACGCATGGCCTTCATTTCGACTTCGCTGACCTTGATGCCCGGGATCTGCTGGGCCGGACGCGCTTCAGCCGGACGGGTGCCGAACGGGTACGGACCGGCCACTTCCAGCTGCACGGTGCTGGCCGGGGTCGGCTTGGCGCCCTTGCCGGCTTCGATCACGCGGTACTGCACGCCGCTCGGAAGCGACTGCACGCCGGCCTTGGCCTTGTTGGCGGCCAGGAACTGGGTGCTCTTGGTCTTGTTTTCGGCGGCAGCCTTGTCGTACTCGGCCTTGGCGGCCTGCGCACGACCCTGCTCACGCTTCTGGAAGGCTTCGACGGCGGGCTTCAACTGCTCGGCCGTGATCGACGGCTGCTTCTTGGCGTAGGCATCCTGCAGGCCCTTCACCACCGAGTTGATGTCCAGCTGCTCGCCGCGCGCGGTGAGTTCAGCCAGGTTGTTGCCGTAGTCGTAACCGAAGTAATAGCTCAGCTTGCCCTTTTCGGACGAGGTGTCCTGGGCGAAGGCATTGCCCGTCAGGGCCAGGGCCGCGACGGCGACCGCGATAGAACGCAACTTCATCAAACTTTTCTCCAGGGGTGGTAACTCAGGACGCGTTGGGCCGCCCTGAGGCGACGGGTTAGGATAGCCGCCGCAACGTTGAACCGCCACTAACGACGCAGGCTCTGACCTGACTTCGTTTCAAGAAGTTCAACAATCACTTTTTTTTAACGTTTTCAGGAGTCCTGCCGTGGCCGACGCCCTTATCTCGATTATGGACGATGCCGCCGTGCGCACTGTGACGGTCAACCGCCCGGACAAACTCAATGCGCTCAACCGGGCGACCCTGGAAGCCCTTGATAGCGCATTCGCTGAAGCGGCGGCCGACCCCTCCGTGCGCGTGGTGGTGCTGACCGGCGCAGGTCCCAAGGCCTTCGTGGCCGGGGCGGACATCGCCGAAATGAACAGACTCAGCGCGGTTCAGGGTCGTGATTTCTCCTTGCTGGGCCAGCGCTTGATGCGCCGCATCGAGCGCATGCCCAAGCCGGTGATCGGCAAGATCAACGGTTTTGCGCTGGGCGGCGGGCTGGAACTGGCCATGGCCTGCCACCTGCGGGTGGCCTCCGAGACCGCCAAGGTGGGGCAACCGGAGATCAATCTGGGCCTGATGCCCGGCTTTGGCGGCAGCCAGCGGCTGCTGCGCCTGTGCGGCCGCGCCGCTGCGCTGGAGCTGTGCCTGCTGGGCACCCCGATCACTGCCGCGCGTGCCGCGCAGTTGGGCATCGTCAATGAGGTGGTCCCGGCTGCGGAGCTGGATGCCCGCGTCCAGGCACTGGCGTCACAATTGGCCTCGGCCGCGCCTCTCGCGCTGCGCGGCATCCTCGATGCGATCCATATCGGCGGCGAGTGTTCGCTCGGCGAGGGCCTGGAATATGAGAGCGCGCAGTTCGGGCTGATGTTCGCCACCGAGGACATGCGCGAAGGCACCAGCGCGTTCCTGGCGCGCCGGCCGCCGGTGTTCCAGAACCGCTGAGCCATGTCGCCTTCCGATACCGCTTCGCCGGCACAGTTGCTGGCGCTCGTCCTTGATGATCAGTGGGATGCCGCGCTGGACGCTGGCCTGATGGACTACGTCCCGCAGCCGGGCGACGAGCAACTGCTGGCCGACCATCCTGAGCTGCCGCAGCGCCTGCAGAACGCCCAGCAGCAACTGCAGCGCGCCTGGGACGCGCGCGAGCGCTACCGACAACGCGAACAGCGGCTCGCACGCCGCGTCGCCGAGCGCGAGGCGCGTCGCGCGCCGCCGCCTACACCCGAGATCCAGAAGCCCGCCCTGCCCTCGGCCGCCGCCGCGATCCTCGCGCGCGCCAAGGCGAAAGCGGCCGGGCGCACCTGATGATGGCCACGATGAAGAAAACCGCCGCACGCACCGCGCGCATGCCCAAGGCCGACGTGATCGAAATGTTCACGCGCCTGCGCGAGCTCAACCCGCACCCCAAGACCGAACTGGAGTACAGCTCTCCGTTCGAGCTGCTGGTGGCGGTCACGTTGTCCGCGCAGGCCACCGACGTGGGCGTCAACAAGGCCACGCGCAAACTGTTCCCGGTCGCCAATACTCCGCAGGCGATCCTTGCGCTGGGTGAAGACGGCTTGAAGCAGTACATCGCCACCATCGGCCTGTACAACGCCAAAGCGAAGAACGTGATTGCCGCCTGCGCCATGCTGGTCAACCAGCACGGCGGCGAGGTGCCGCGTGATCGTGCGGCACTCGAGGCGTTGCCCGGTGTCGGCCGCAAGACCGCCAACGTGGTGCTCAACACCGCCTTCGGCGAGCCGGTGATGGCGGTGGACACCCACATCTTCCGCGTGTCCAATCGCACCGGCCTGGCACCGGGCAAGGATGTGCGCGCGGTGGAGGATCTGCTGGTCAAGGTGATTCCCGCCGAGTTCCTGCTCGATGCGCACCACTGGCTGATCCTGCACGGCCGCTATGTGTGCAAGGCACGCAAGCCGGACTGCCCGCAATGCGTGATCCGCGACCTGTGCCGGTTCAAGGAAAAAACCGCCGCCTGAACGGGGCACGCGACTGCCATATGGGCGCAACCCGGCGGTCATCTGCGCCGGGCATCAATAGCAGCCCCTGACGCCGCTTGGGATGCGGGCGATGACGGTTTGTCTGAAACTGTCACATTTACGCAATCTTCACTAATTAGCCTGCGCAGCATCTTCCCACCTGCCTGCAAGGCTCCTTCCATGAAACTGCATCGCCAACTTCTTACTGCGGCCGTGGCGGCTGCGCTGTTCGTTCCGGCCGCTCACGCTGAAGTGGCCATCGATGTGATCGGCGGTTCGGAAATCACGTTCGAGGGCCTGGTCCAGGCCGACGGCAACTGGTTCGACAACGATGTGACCGACCTCAACGGCGGTGATGCCGGCAACGGCAAGAACAGCGAATTCGAGCTGCGCCGCGCCGAGCTGGTGCTCAAGGGCAAGGGCCCGGGCAACGTGGAATGGGTGGTGGGCTACGACGCCAAGGCCGACAAGTTCCTGGACACCAACCTGAAGTACAAGCTGGCCGGCAACGCCAACCACTTCGTGCAGTTCGGCCAGTTCAAGCAGCCCAACAGCCTGGAAGAACTCTCCAGCACCAAGAACAACGACTTCATCTCCAAGGCCGCGGTCACCAACACCTACGCCGTGGCCCGCCGCCTGGGTGGCGCCTACAGCATCGGTGACAACAACTGGTCCGTCACCGCCAGCGCCTTCGGCCGCGAGCTGACCCGCAACCTGGCCCACGGCAGCGGCTACGGCGCGCGTGGTACCTGGGCCCCGATCAATGACAAGGGCCAGGTCCTGCACTTCGGCCTGAGCTATGTGGACTACGACACCGACGCCGACACCCTGCGCGTGCGCGCCCGTCCGAACGCCGACCTGGCCACCGCGCGCCTGGTCGACAGCGGCAACCTGGTCGATACCGACCGCGTCAGCACGATCGGTGCCGAAGCGATGTACATCGGTGGCCCGTTCAAGGCCCAGGCCGAGTACTACACCAGCAAGGCCAAGCGTTACTCGCACGACAACTACAGCAGCGACGGCTACTACGTCAGCGGCCTGTGGAACATCAGCGGCGAGACCTGGGGCTACAAGGGCGGTACCCCGACCACCGGCCTGCCGGACGAACCGGGCCGCGGCATGTGGCAGCTGGGTGCGCGTTACGACCACATGGATCTCAACGACGGCAACCTGAACGCGAATCCGGTGGCCGGCCGCCCGCCGATCGTCGATGGCGTGCTCGGCGGCAAGATGGACATCTGGACCGTGGGCGTGAACTACTACTGGCGCTCCAACACCAAGTTCGCGCTGAACTACGTGATGGTGGACAGCAAGAAGTACAGCTCCACCGCCCGTACGTTCGTCAACGACGATCCGAACATCCTCGAAGCGCGCCTGCAGTTCTTCTGGTAAGCCCTGCAGTACGCGTGTGACACAAAGGCGCAGCTTCGGCTGCGCCTTTTTTCGTGCTCCTTTCAGCGAAGAACAATTGCGTCTCCTGGCGGTGCAGGCAGACACGCTGCGCACGCTCGGCCCACCGATGGTGCTGCGTCGCTTCCAGGCCGAATGGGACACGCGCTGCGCCGGTGAATCGACCGATGTGTCGCGCACCGTCTCGGTCGGCCCGCAACGCAGGCACGGGCTGGCCGACCTCGTTCTGCGCGAACGCCGGGTCACCACGCACAGCTGGATGGATGGCGTCACCTGCCGCGACCAGGACACGCCGGTGGAAGGCGAGCGCCACGTGCTGCGCTTCGATGGCCGACGCTATGCGGTTCCGGAGGCACTGCAGCCGTTGTGACACCCATCCCGGAAAGCGTGTCACGAGGCAGTCATATGACAGTCGCTGCGCTGTCATCGAACCGTTATGGAATGAGCACCGGGCGGGACACCCCGCACCTTCATCCATCCCAGGAGCCACCCCGTGATCCACGCCTTCAAATCGCGCGCCGCTGTTGCCGTCCTCGCCGCGTCGTCCGTGTTCGCCGCCAACGCCGCCGATGTGACCGGCGCGGGCGCCTCGTTCATCTACCCGGTCATGTCCAAGTGGTCGGCCGACTACAGCACCGCGACCGGCAAGAAGGTCAACTACCAGTCCATCGGTTCCGGTGGTGGTATCGCCCAGATCAAGGCCGCGACCGTTGATTTCGGCTCCTCCGATGCCCCGCTGAAGCCAGAAGAACTGGCGGCGGCCGGCCTGGCCCAGTTCCCGTCGGTGATCGGCGGCGTGGTCCCGGTGATCAACGTGGCCGGCATCGCCCCGGGCGCGCTGAAGCTCGACGGCCCGACCCTGGGCAACATCTTCCTGGGCAAGATCAAGACCTGGAACGACCCGGCGATCGCCGCGCTGAACCCGGGCGTCAAGCTGCCGGACGGCAAGATCACCGTCGTGCACCGCTCGGACGGTTCGGGCACCACCTTCAACTTCGTCAACTACCTCTCCAAGGTCAACCCGGAGTGGAAGACCAAGGTCGGTGAAGGCACCTCGGTCCAGTGGCCGGTCGGCATCGGTGGCAAGGGCAACGAAGGTGTTGCCGCCTATGTGAAGCAGATCAAGGGCGGCATCGGCTACGTCGAACTGTCCTACGCGCTGCAGAACAAGATGTCCTATGCCGCGATGAAGAACGCCTCGGGCAAGATCGTGCTGCCGAGCGACACCTCCTTCGCCGCCGCTGCCGCCAGCGCCGACTGGGCCAGTTCGAAGGATTTCTACCTGGTCATGACCAACGCCCCGGGCGCCGATGCGTGGCCGATCACCGCCACCAACTTCATCCTCGTCCGCAAGCAGCCCAAGAACGTCGCCAACGCCAAGGCCACCCAGGAGTTCTTCCGCTGGATCTACAAGAGCGGCGATGCGCAGGCCAAGCAGCTCGACTACGTTCCGCTGCCGGACACCCTGGTCAAGCAGATCGAGACCTACTGGTCGCAGAACCTGAAGTATTGAGCAAGCCACCACCGACGGTGGTGACCTACCGGTAGGTGCCGACCGTTGGTCGGTACGCGTCGCCCCCGACGCAACTACTGGACAGTGCAATGGCGCCGGAGGGACCTCTCTCCCCCTTCCGGCGCCATCGGGCGCGGGCCGCAAGGTTCCGCGCCTTTTTGTTGCCTGCCCCCGACGGGGCGGCCCTTGTGGGACAAGGCTTTGCGTGCGCCAGGTCACGGCGTCATCAAGCTGTAACAAAAACATCATTTCATAGTCGCGTCGCCGGAAAGACCGGCCCTTATCCCGCTATGGAGTGACGCATGAAACTGCACACGGCCAGCATTGCCGCCCTTTCCCTGGCCATCGCGCTGGGTCTTTCCGCCTGCAAGCCGGGCGCTGACGGCCAGGCCGCCGCGCCGGCCACCGATGCGCCCGCTGCCGCTCCGGCCGCTGGCGATCGCCTGACCGCCGAGATCTCCGGCGCCGGTGCATCCTTCATTTTCCCGCTGGTGTCCAAGTGGTCGGCCGACTACAACGCCGCCACCGGCGCCAAGATCAACTACCAGTCGATCGGTTCCGGTGGTGGCATCGCCCAGATCAAGGCCGGCACCGTTGATTTCGGTTCTTCCGACAAGCCGCTGAGCAGCGAAGAACTGGCCCAGGCCGGTCTCGGCCAGTTCCCGTCGGCCATCGGTGGCGTGGTCCCGGTGGTGAACATCGACGGACTGGAAGCCGGCAAGCTGCGCCTGAGCGGCGCCCTGCTGGCCGACATCTTCCTGGGCAAGGTCAAGACCTGGAACGACCCGGCCATCGTCGCCGCCAACCCGGGCGTCAAGCTGCCCGACGGCAAGATCACCCTGGTCCACCGTTCGGACGGCTCGGGCACCACCTTCAACTTCTCCAACTACCTCTCCAAGGTCAGCCCGGACTGGAAGAGCAAGGTCGGCGAAGGCACCTCGGTGCAGTGGCCGGACGGCGTGGGTGGCAAGGGCAACGAAGGCGTGGCCTCGTACGTGAAGC contains the following coding sequences:
- a CDS encoding FKBP-type peptidyl-prolyl cis-trans isomerase, producing MKLRSIAVAVAALALTGNAFAQDTSSEKGKLSYYFGYDYGNNLAELTARGEQLDINSVVKGLQDAYAKKQPSITAEQLKPAVEAFQKREQGRAQAAKAEYDKAAAENKTKSTQFLAANKAKAGVQSLPSGVQYRVIEAGKGAKPTPASTVQLEVAGPYPFGTRPAEARPAQQIPGIKVSEVEMKAMREALLQMPAGSKWEVTLSPDQAYGADPRTPFPPNVAVQFEIKLVSVK
- a CDS encoding enoyl-CoA hydratase-related protein; this encodes MADALISIMDDAAVRTVTVNRPDKLNALNRATLEALDSAFAEAAADPSVRVVVLTGAGPKAFVAGADIAEMNRLSAVQGRDFSLLGQRLMRRIERMPKPVIGKINGFALGGGLELAMACHLRVASETAKVGQPEINLGLMPGFGGSQRLLRLCGRAAALELCLLGTPITAARAAQLGIVNEVVPAAELDARVQALASQLASAAPLALRGILDAIHIGGECSLGEGLEYESAQFGLMFATEDMREGTSAFLARRPPVFQNR
- the nth gene encoding endonuclease III is translated as MATMKKTAARTARMPKADVIEMFTRLRELNPHPKTELEYSSPFELLVAVTLSAQATDVGVNKATRKLFPVANTPQAILALGEDGLKQYIATIGLYNAKAKNVIAACAMLVNQHGGEVPRDRAALEALPGVGRKTANVVLNTAFGEPVMAVDTHIFRVSNRTGLAPGKDVRAVEDLLVKVIPAEFLLDAHHWLILHGRYVCKARKPDCPQCVIRDLCRFKEKTAA
- a CDS encoding OprO/OprP family phosphate-selective porin; translation: MKLHRQLLTAAVAAALFVPAAHAEVAIDVIGGSEITFEGLVQADGNWFDNDVTDLNGGDAGNGKNSEFELRRAELVLKGKGPGNVEWVVGYDAKADKFLDTNLKYKLAGNANHFVQFGQFKQPNSLEELSSTKNNDFISKAAVTNTYAVARRLGGAYSIGDNNWSVTASAFGRELTRNLAHGSGYGARGTWAPINDKGQVLHFGLSYVDYDTDADTLRVRARPNADLATARLVDSGNLVDTDRVSTIGAEAMYIGGPFKAQAEYYTSKAKRYSHDNYSSDGYYVSGLWNISGETWGYKGGTPTTGLPDEPGRGMWQLGARYDHMDLNDGNLNANPVAGRPPIVDGVLGGKMDIWTVGVNYYWRSNTKFALNYVMVDSKKYSSTARTFVNDDPNILEARLQFFW
- the pstS gene encoding phosphate ABC transporter substrate-binding protein PstS, whose translation is MIHAFKSRAAVAVLAASSVFAANAADVTGAGASFIYPVMSKWSADYSTATGKKVNYQSIGSGGGIAQIKAATVDFGSSDAPLKPEELAAAGLAQFPSVIGGVVPVINVAGIAPGALKLDGPTLGNIFLGKIKTWNDPAIAALNPGVKLPDGKITVVHRSDGSGTTFNFVNYLSKVNPEWKTKVGEGTSVQWPVGIGGKGNEGVAAYVKQIKGGIGYVELSYALQNKMSYAAMKNASGKIVLPSDTSFAAAAASADWASSKDFYLVMTNAPGADAWPITATNFILVRKQPKNVANAKATQEFFRWIYKSGDAQAKQLDYVPLPDTLVKQIETYWSQNLKY
- the pstS gene encoding phosphate ABC transporter substrate-binding protein PstS, producing MKLHTASIAALSLAIALGLSACKPGADGQAAAPATDAPAAAPAAGDRLTAEISGAGASFIFPLVSKWSADYNAATGAKINYQSIGSGGGIAQIKAGTVDFGSSDKPLSSEELAQAGLGQFPSAIGGVVPVVNIDGLEAGKLRLSGALLADIFLGKVKTWNDPAIVAANPGVKLPDGKITLVHRSDGSGTTFNFSNYLSKVSPDWKSKVGEGTSVQWPDGVGGKGNEGVASYVKQIKGSIGYVELAYALQNGMPYASMQNAAGNWVQPSAETFAAAAASADWASAKDFNLVITNAPGDQAWPITATNFMLMHKQPKDAQRSKDTLAFFKWAFEKGQAQANELHYVPLPAELVTQIEAYWTSEFK